The DNA window TCTCGTTGGCGGTGGGATCATCTGTGATTATGCGACTGCGCAGGTAAATGTGCACCGTTTCAAAGAAGGACTTCCACTTGCTACCAAGAGCGAGGGTCCAGTTATAGCACTGGAGTGAGGCATCCAATTTAGTTCTTTCCCAGTCTGGGAAGTCCTGCTGGTTGATGGGCATGAACCAGCTCTCGGAGTGGCTGCCCCCGAAGGGGTTGACATAGATAGCAGGCACGGGTTCCAGCGTGCTGTTCTTGGTGGAACAGATCTGGAAAGAAATTCCCATCAGCATGTGGATGAGGTTGGACTTGTTCTTGTTGCTCTTGAGAGTGAGCAGCATGCGCTTTCTCCATGCCGGATTGAACCAGCTGCCCAGACGCACGTCGTTGCTGATGTAGATGGCGTGGACCTCCATGCGGCTGTCGAGCCTTTGGAGGAGGTAACGCATTTCTGCGTCCGGCATGTCAAAGTCAAAGTTGACGTAGTGGTCCAAAGAGTTGGCAATATTGGGACGACAGAATCCCATATGGAGGATGCTGCCTGGGAGGCATGTGCCACAGCGGGTGATGTTGTCTGGGGCGCAGGACGAGCAGAGGGTCCCCTCACCCACCTTACATGGCACGTTGCCCTGGCAGACAGTGCGCTGCTCAGCGGCGCAGATGCAGCCCTGCATTTCCTCAGAGAAGGTGCCGTACACACCATGCTCACTGCAGTACAACAGAGACTGGGCTTTGTTGAGCCAAAAACCCAGAGTCCTGCAAGGAAGAAGGTGATAATTACAGACAAGAAAGAATTCCGAGCTTCGCTGACATGAAAAATTGTTCACTAACATGTTAAAATTGTTCAGTGAAGACTTGACATCGGCCTTATTTTCTTTGTGGTAAATGAGGCATTTATTTCCTCTTGCTGATTGATACGAATATTTATCGAGTGCTGATGGCCCGTTCTTTGACAAATGCAAATTGTTCTTAATTAAGCAGTAGAGGAAGTTAGTCTTTAAAAGCTTTTGGGAAGCATGTGATGAGACGGTGCATTCTTTTTATTCTCTTTCATTCAATTTAGCGATAGGCAAGTCACTTAAATAAATGCTCCAACTCCATGGGCTCTCCATTAACTTCCTACTCACTTCACAACTTTTGATGCATACTTAATGccatgcatacataaataaaattacttgTATAACATGCCCTTTCTGTTGGccggcagaaaaaaaaaaactaacaaaaaagaaCTATACATTTAATTGAAACTCACATTATACATACTATCTTAAATgttttgcaatgaaaaaaaaaaaaaaaaaagattgtatggCCTCATACCTTTCTCTAGGTAGGCTGATCTTTGGCTGTGTAGGACAGCGCTTGCTGAGAGCGAAGAGTTTGCGCACTATCTTGATGGCTTTTCCCAGCACCACTTTAGTGCTCGCCTCCAGCAGACCATAACGTCTCTGCAGGACCAGATCTGACGTCCAGAACTTTAAGACAGCAGAGGTGTTTAAAAAATGATCTGCTGGCAATTTCTTGAGAAAGGCCTTGAACTCATCTGAAAAACAGAAGGAGAGTGAGAAAAgttattatggttattattacTGTGGAACCTTGGTGAAGGTGAATGAATTATATTGAGCTGTTATGAGCTTCAAAAATAGTGTGATGAGAGTACATGAGATGGTTCATAATATGAATGTGTGAGTTATTGAGCGACTCATTGTGGGTGTTATAGGAAGAAAAACAGCAGACGCAGTAACGTTAATCATATGGCATGAGTACATGTCACCTACTGTAACTATATACCAGCAACAAAGTATGGTTTTATTAAAACTTAAGCAATCATTGTGCACTGGTGATTGATCACTACTTGAAATAAGGACAACACAATTTGTCTTCAGCACAGACAGTTCAGTTGAAAAACTCTCAACAGAATTTCCCAACACCTTCCACTGCAAAATGTTGTACAAGCTAGAAACAGCATTACATTAGGGAAATTATCAAATATGAGTTATCCAGAAATGCATTCGGGCCACTTAAAAAGACATTAGAATCCCTCagaaactgagagaaatgaaGACATTTGCACAACACTGAGGAAACGGGCACCAATTGTAAGGCCTTGGAGAAAGAGTTCCATTGGTGTCACAGGGCATTACAATGTGCAATGATCCCATGAGCGCTGAGCCCAGAGGCTCCCACACACAAGACTAAATCACAGAGATAACATTAGCATTGGCTCAGACTGTCAGTTAAGCTCAGTTTTAGCTCAGACTCCCTCGTTCTTCTTTTTTCCCATGTCATTTTGTCTAAGCATGTGTCTCTGTTTGATTCTGACAGCAGAGGAAAAGCTTACAGTGACCAGGCACAACTTAATTGCATTACAATTATCAGGGAGGTCTGGAAGTGCACAATCATGTTGTCTGCTAATGTGATGTTGGCTATATAAAACTATTAATGATTAATGAGTGCATGTTAAACctatttaatgaaaacatttccactgaacacattcatttaaaaaaattacataaatatatggcAAACACTTTttagttaagtaaaaaaatagaGAGATTGTATCTTAATAGCAGCAAGATACATGCCTGTCACAAAAAGAGGGAGTAGTCAACAAATCAGTGATGCGTCCACTAACACACACATGCCCACACAGCACAATGAATTTTAAACTGTTTATAGAATTCTAAAATGTtgatttactatattttttgtttaatgtatatacatgcatttattatgattttgttattattatcattattatttattaaatacatcacTGTACATATCTCTAGATTCTATGTAAACACTATGCTGTGGTAATGGCAATATATTTTAACAACTGTCATGCCAGTTAAGCAAgtactgaactgaattgaatttaattgaggGTGTACACAAAGTCCAAAAGTGAGATTTTCCAGCAAATCCCTTATATGGCCAAAAGCATCCAACTATCACTGTGGCTGATTAGCGTGCGGATGGGAATGGTTGATTGATGAAACGTGAAGAGAATCAGCACACGAATGCAACAGTATATGGTTTATCTATGTTCTTCAAGCCATCCTGGGTATTTTTCATGAGGATAATGTGTATTTATAATGCAATACTAATTGAAATAGCTCTTGTTACTGAATAGGAtactattaaaggggtcatatgatgcga is part of the Carassius auratus strain Wakin chromosome 27, ASM336829v1, whole genome shotgun sequence genome and encodes:
- the LOC113046318 gene encoding BMP/retinoic acid-inducible neural-specific protein 3-like, yielding MALCKVTETRTGPLGCSNYDSLDSVSSVLVHSPENKIHLKGLQDVLPEFLRNRFVEAALSYVACNSEGELLCRNNDCWCRCSAKFPDCNCPFADIKAMEESLRKSKESWINLNNDFMDSDEFKAFLKKLPADHFLNTSAVLKFWTSDLVLQRRYGLLEASTKVVLGKAIKIVRKLFALSKRCPTQPKISLPRERTLGFWLNKAQSLLYCSEHGVYGTFSEEMQGCICAAEQRTVCQGNVPCKVGEGTLCSSCAPDNITRCGTCLPGSILHMGFCRPNIANSLDHYVNFDFDMPDAEMRYLLQRLDSRMEVHAIYISNDVRLGSWFNPAWRKRMLLTLKSNKNKSNLIHMLMGISFQICSTKNSTLEPVPAIYVNPFGGSHSESWFMPINQQDFPDWERTKLDASLQCYNWTLALGSKWKSFFETVHIYLRSRIITDDPTANETLFYEPLDLDDHSANLGYMKINSLKVFGYSMHFDPEGIKDLILQLDYPYTQGSQDAAFLMLLEMRDRINRLSPPGAQQLDLFSCLLRHRLKLTSSEVVRIREALQNFNAKLPNSTEPELSQLCS